Below is a window of Paraburkholderia azotifigens DNA.
TGCGGCGCGAGCGGCAGACAAGCCACCAGTACTGCGGCCGCGAAGAATTTGCGCACCGAGAGAATCGTCATGTCGTAGCGAACCGAAGGATTACCTGGAAGGCTTGTATTCTATGGCAGCCGCAAATTGCTGCAACGTGGTCTGAGGCACTTCCCCGAGCAAGGTGATCCAGAAATCCCCGCGCCGCTTGACCAGCACGTGCGTCGCACCGTTGTTTCCCGCCCCTTCCTTTCGGGTGCTTTTCTCGACCGGCTCGACGAAGATCGATATTGCCGCAAGACCGTCGGAGAACACCATCTGGTCGACGGGAATAGGCGGATTGGACGGATCGTGCGCCGCCATTGGCCGGCGCAACTCGCGAATCTTGTGGAATCCGGCGACGGGCGACGTCAGTTGCCAGCCCTGCGCCTCCATATCGACAGGTTCGACGGGCGGGCGCACCACCGTCCAGCCGGACGTGTTCTTGATGCCGGACGCGATGGGCGCCTTGTCCGCGGGCACGCCGATCCGAATCTGCGAAAACGACATCTGTTCGAGCACCTGACCGCTCGGGTCGAGCGTCTGCGCGCGCAGCAGCAGACCCGTCTTCGTGTCGGCCCACAGCTTGTACGCGAAACGATTCGCGTCCTTCGGATCGAGTTCGATTACCTGGCTGTCGACACCCGCGACGCGGTCCGTCCCCAGCATCTTAGGCTCGTAGACGCCCAGCACCTGCTCGCCGCTCGCCGACAGCAGTGCCGGGAACGAGTCCTTGTTCTGCCGCTTCTCGACGACGCACAGATGCCGCTCCGGCACGAACGTATAGAGCTCGTCGTTATGACGCAGCATCTTGCGTGGCTTGCCGTCGAGGCTTTCCAGCGATTCGAATTCCCCGTCGTTACGCGTTGCGTAGTGGGAAATGCGCGAGGACTGCACGAAATTGCCGCGCTGGTAGACGAACGCACCTTCGTAGTTCTGCTGCTGCGCGGCCTGATGGATCCGGTTCAGCAGTTCCGCCGCGCTGTGCCGGGTGGCAGAGTCGTCGGTTTGCGCGAAGGTGCGCGACGTAGCGGACAACATCACGGCTGCGCAGAACATGAATGCCGGCAGCCGCCCCCAGATAGTCGTTTTTTTCAACCGCAGACTCTGCATCAGACTAGTGGCCCTGCTTGGTCAGAGAAGCTGCGCGGAGCAACGGCATGGAGCCCGACACGACGGGCTGCAGGCCGAACTGTTGATGCGCTTCCAGATATTGGTCGAGGCTCGCGTCGCGGATGATATTGGCATCCGACACATCCGCCTGTGCCGTGGTCGCCACAGGCATCGACGCCATGGCCACGCGCTGCATCGAGTCCGAGTGCGGCGCGACCGACGCGACCTGCGTCACGCCTGCGCCCGTATTCACACCCTGCAGCTGCGGCATCACGATCCACGTCAGCGTCGCGGCGGCAGCCGCCACGGCAAACGCCGGAATCACACGGCGGCGCAGCGCCAGCAGACGGCGCGTCGCCGGCACGGCAGCTGGCGCAAGCACATGCGCCTCGCTTTCGAAGCGCGCCGAGAAGCCCGCCAGAAAAGCGCTGCTTGTGGCCGGACTGACAGCCAGATCGTCGGAACGCAGCGCGTCGCCGATCAGGTGATAGCACGACCATGCCGCGCGATCTTCATGACCCAGCGTGGCCAGAATTGTGTTCGGATGCTCGCCGTCGAACAGTTCACCGTCGACGAAAGCAGACAGACGCTCGGCGCGCGAGCTTGCTTGCGCATTGGTTTGCGCAGTTGTTTGCATTGGCATCGAAACCGACCCCATGATGCTCCCCATCTTTTCAGACATCCGTAGTGACACCACTTAACCCAGATACTGCGCCGCTGTCCGCGAGGCTAACTGGCGGCTGTCCAACAGCCATTACCAGCGCTTGCCCTCGGGTGTGTCAAGCAGCGGACGCAATTTTGCCGCAATGGCCTCGCGAGCACGGAAAATTCTTGATCTGACGGTTCCGATTGGGCAACCCATCATTTCAGCGATTTCCTCGTAGCTCAGACCTTCAATTTCACGAAGAGTTATGGCGGTACGCAGCTCTTCCGGTAAAACCGCCATCGCAGCATTGACCGTCTCTGCGATCTGTTTGCTCATCAACATCGACTCGGGCGTGTTGATATCCCTTAGTTGGTCGGCATCCGAGAAAGTTTCCGCTTCTTCAGCATCTGCTTCCGTCGAAGTGGGTGCCCGGCGGCCCTGGGTCGCAAGGTAATTCTTGGCCGTATTGACGGCAATCCGGTACAACCACGTATAGAACGCGGACTCGCCGCGGAATTGGGGTAGCGCCCGGTATGCCTTGATGAAGGCATCCTGGGCCACGTCCTCGACCTCGGCGGGATCCCGCACGAGGCGCGAGATCAGCCGGATGATCTTGCGGTGGTACTTTGAGACCAGAAGCTCGAACGCGGCCTTGTCGCCATTCTGGACGCGTTCAACCAGCACCTGATCTATTTCTTTTTCGCTCACCTGATAAATCCGTTAACTTTTGCGCGTGTAGCGGGGCACCATTGTAGCGTCCCCTTCAACGCGGCACGTTACGCGCGTAACAGCCGTTACAGTCTTTACAGTCAAGGCGCCCAGCCACACCTGCGCGTCCTCTCAGACGTGTGCCGCCCGCCTCGCGTGCACGGCCAGCTTGCGAAAAACATCGCGTTCGAGCGTGTCAGCCGCGAACAGCAGCCGCTGCAATCCGCCCCCATCTTCCTCCAGCCAGAGCATCAGGAGCGTGTCGCTCCACTGGCTGCATCCAACGATACGGCCCTGAGCGCGCAATATTCCCGCCCGGTTCCAGATCGACAATCCTTCCGGCCCGATTTTAAAGGCGCCCGGTTGATCGCGCCCGTGACGGAGCGCCGCCAGCGTGAGAACCGCGAAACCGACCAATCCGGCCATTGCCGCCCGACCGGCTCCGAAGCGAGCGCCAACGGTCGCGTAAACAGCGGCCACAGCTACGACGATGAAAAGCGCGGTCGCCAGATGCAACGCGGCGGACCGCCGCAACGCAATGCGCTGCGAGGGTCCGCCGTTCAGTGCGGAATCGGAAGCGGGAGCCGGCTCAGCCGGCAGCGACCATGCCGCCGTCAAGCGTTCAGGCGCGCTTGAAAACCAGCGTGCCGTTCGTACCGCCGAACCCGAACGAGTTCTTCAGCGCGATGTCGATCTTCATCTCCCGCGCCGTGTTCGCGCAGTAGTCGAGATCGCATTCCGGATCCTGGTTGAAGATGTTGATGGTCGGCGGCGAGACTTGATGATGCACGGCCAGCACCGTGAACACCGACTCCAGACCGCCCGCGCCACCCAGCAGGTGACCCGTCATCGATTTCGTCGAATTCACGACAATCTTCTTCGAGTGATCGCCAAATGCGCGCTTGATACCCGTGGTTTCCGCGAGGTCACCCAGCGGCGTCGACGTGCCGTGCGCGTTCAGGTAGTTCACCGAATCAGGGTTCACGCCGGCGTTCTTCAGCGCCGCGAGCATGCAGCGGCGTGCGCCGTCGCCGTCTTCCAGCGGGGCCGTCATGTGATACGCGTCACCGCTCATGCCGTAGCCGCCGACTTCCGCGTAGATCTTCGCGCCGCGCGCCTTCGCGTGTTCGTACTCTTCGAGCACCATCACGCCGGAGCCCTCGCCAAGCACGAAACCGTCGCGGTCCTTGTCCCACGGACGGCTCGCCGTCGACGGATCGTCATTGCGCTGCGACAGCGCGCGTGCAGCCGCGAAGCCGCCGATACCGAGCGGAGAAACGGTCGATTCCGCGCCGCCCGCGATCATCACGTCGCAGTCGCCATATTCGATCAACCGCGAGGCTTCGCCGATGCAGTGCAGGCCGGTCGTGCAAGCCGTCACCATCGACAGGTTCGGGCCCTTGAGGCCGAACTTGATCGACAGGTGGCCGGAGATCATGTTGATGATCGACGCAGGCACGAAGAACGGCGAGATGCGGCGCGGACCGCGGTTCAGCAGTTCCGTTTGCGTGATTTCGATCATCGGCAGGCCGCCGATGCCCGAGCCCACGTTCACGCCAATGCGCTCGGCGTTCGCTTCGGTGACTTCAAGGCCGCTGTCCTTCATCGCCTGAATGCCCGCCGCCACGCCGTAATGGATGAACGTATCCATGTGGCGGGCTTCCTTGCCGGCGATGTAGTCTTCAATGTTGAAGCCCTTCACTTCACCGGCAAAACGCGTGGAGAAGTTCGATGCGTCGAACTTCGTGATGTTGGCGATGCCGGACTTGCCGGCGACCAGATTGGCCCAGCCGTCGGCAACATTATTGCCAACAGGCGAAATAAGCCCCAGGCCTGTAACAACAACACGACGACGGCTCACGGTAACCCCTTTTCCATAGATGACAAAACAAAAGCCACAGAAGCGCACAGGAAAGCGCCCCGTGTGCCCTGTG
It encodes the following:
- a CDS encoding MucB/RseB C-terminal domain-containing protein, giving the protein MQSLRLKKTTIWGRLPAFMFCAAVMLSATSRTFAQTDDSATRHSAAELLNRIHQAAQQQNYEGAFVYQRGNFVQSSRISHYATRNDGEFESLESLDGKPRKMLRHNDELYTFVPERHLCVVEKRQNKDSFPALLSASGEQVLGVYEPKMLGTDRVAGVDSQVIELDPKDANRFAYKLWADTKTGLLLRAQTLDPSGQVLEQMSFSQIRIGVPADKAPIASGIKNTSGWTVVRPPVEPVDMEAQGWQLTSPVAGFHKIRELRRPMAAHDPSNPPIPVDQMVFSDGLAAISIFVEPVEKSTRKEGAGNNGATHVLVKRRGDFWITLLGEVPQTTLQQFAAAIEYKPSR
- a CDS encoding sigma-E factor negative regulatory protein, giving the protein MGSVSMPMQTTAQTNAQASSRAERLSAFVDGELFDGEHPNTILATLGHEDRAAWSCYHLIGDALRSDDLAVSPATSSAFLAGFSARFESEAHVLAPAAVPATRRLLALRRRVIPAFAVAAAAATLTWIVMPQLQGVNTGAGVTQVASVAPHSDSMQRVAMASMPVATTAQADVSDANIIRDASLDQYLEAHQQFGLQPVVSGSMPLLRAASLTKQGH
- the rpoE gene encoding RNA polymerase sigma factor RpoE yields the protein MSEKEIDQVLVERVQNGDKAAFELLVSKYHRKIIRLISRLVRDPAEVEDVAQDAFIKAYRALPQFRGESAFYTWLYRIAVNTAKNYLATQGRRAPTSTEADAEEAETFSDADQLRDINTPESMLMSKQIAETVNAAMAVLPEELRTAITLREIEGLSYEEIAEMMGCPIGTVRSRIFRAREAIAAKLRPLLDTPEGKRW
- the fabF gene encoding beta-ketoacyl-ACP synthase II — translated: MSRRRVVVTGLGLISPVGNNVADGWANLVAGKSGIANITKFDASNFSTRFAGEVKGFNIEDYIAGKEARHMDTFIHYGVAAGIQAMKDSGLEVTEANAERIGVNVGSGIGGLPMIEITQTELLNRGPRRISPFFVPASIINMISGHLSIKFGLKGPNLSMVTACTTGLHCIGEASRLIEYGDCDVMIAGGAESTVSPLGIGGFAAARALSQRNDDPSTASRPWDKDRDGFVLGEGSGVMVLEEYEHAKARGAKIYAEVGGYGMSGDAYHMTAPLEDGDGARRCMLAALKNAGVNPDSVNYLNAHGTSTPLGDLAETTGIKRAFGDHSKKIVVNSTKSMTGHLLGGAGGLESVFTVLAVHHQVSPPTINIFNQDPECDLDYCANTAREMKIDIALKNSFGFGGTNGTLVFKRA